In one window of Macadamia integrifolia cultivar HAES 741 chromosome 2, SCU_Mint_v3, whole genome shotgun sequence DNA:
- the LOC122067718 gene encoding probable cellulose synthase A catalytic subunit 1 [UDP-forming], translating to MEANAGMVAGSHKRNEFVMIRHEGEVGSKPLKKLNGQVCQICGDTVGLSSNGDVFVACNECGFPVCRPCYEYERKDGNQSCPQCKTRYKRHKGSPRVEGDDEEDDVDDLENEFNYTHGKHQWEQGDDVDYSSSSRHESQHPIPLLTNGQPISGEMPNATPDSESVRTTSGPLGSGEKRGHSLSYVDPSQPVPVRIVDPSKDLNSYGLGNVDWKERVEGWKVKQEKNMMQMTNRYTEGKGDMEGTGSNGEELQMADDARQPLNRIVPISSSHLTPYRIVIILRLIILGFFLQYRVTNPVTDAYALWLISVICEIWFALSWLLDQFPKWYPINRETYLDRLALRFDREGEPSQLVPIDIFVSTVDPLKEPPLVTANTVLSILAVDYPVDKVSCYVSDDGSAMLTFEALSETAEFARKWVPFCKKHNIEPRAPEFYFSQKIDYLKDKIQPSFVKERRAMKREYEEFKVRINALVAKAQKMPEEGWTMQDGTPWPGNNPRDHPGMIQVFLGHSGGLDTDGNELPRLVYVSREKRPGFQHHKKAGAMNALIRVSAVLTNGAYLLNVDCDHYFNNSKALREAMCFFMDPALGRKTCYVQFPQRFDGIDLHDRYANRNIVFFDINLKGFDGIQGPVYVGTGCCFNRQALYGYDPVLTEEDLEPNIIVKSCCGSRKKGRNGSSKKYNDKKHAMKRTESQIPIFNMEDIEEGIEGYDDEKSLLMSQKSLEKRFGQSPVFIAATFMEQGGIPPSTNPATLLKEAIHVISCGYEDKSQWGKEIGWIYGSVTEDILTGLKMHARGWISIYCMPHRPAFKGSAPINLSDRLNQVLRWALGSIEILLSRHCPIWYGYSGRLKLLERLAYINTIVYPLTSIPLLAYCILPAVCLLTNKFIIPNISNLAGMWFILLFISIFSTGILELRWSGVGIEDWWRNEQFWVIGGTSAHLFAVFQGLLKVLGGIDTNFTVTSKASDEDGDFAELYVFKWTSLLIPPTTVIIVNLVGIVAGVSYAVNSGYQSWGPLFGKLFFAIWVILHLYPFLKGLLGRQNRTPTIVIVWSILLASIFSLLWVRIDPFTSTTKTNTVAAQCGIDC from the exons ATGGAAGCAAATGCAGGAATGGTTGCTGGTTCGCACAAACGGAACGAGTTCGTGATGATTCGGCACGAAGGAGAAGTTGGG TCCAAGCCCCTGAAGAAATTGAATGGGCAAGTGTGTCAGATCTGTGGAGATACTGTTGGGCTTTCTTCTAACGGTGATGTGTTTGTTGCTTGCAATGAATGTGGTTTCCCTGTGTGTCGGCCTTGTTATGAGTACGAACGGAAAGATGGGAACCAGTCTTGTCCTCAGTGCAAGACTAGGTACAAGAGGCACAAAG GGAGTCCTCGAGTAGAGGGAGATGACGAAGAGGATGATGTTGACGATCTGGAAAATGAGTTCAATTACACCCATGGAAAGCATCAGTGGGAGCAGGGAGATGATGTTGATTATTCTTCATCCTCTAGACATGAATCCCAACATCCGATTCCACTTCTTACTAATGGACAGCCA ATCTCTGGAGAAATGCCAAATGCTACACCTGACAGCGAATCTGTACGTACTACATCAGGTCCTCTGGGTTCTGGTGAGAAGCGTGGCCACTCACTCTCTTATGTTGATCCAAGTCAACCAG TTCCAGTGAGGATTGTTGATCCTTCAAAGGACTTGAATTCTTATGGGCTTGGGAATGTTGACTGGAAGGAAAGGGTGGAAGGTTGGAAAGTCAAACAGGAAAAGAATATGATGCAAATGACCAACAGATACACTGAGGGAAAGGGAGATATGGAAGGAACTGGCTCAAATGGGGAAGAACTGCAAAT GGCTGATGATGCTCGTCAACCTTTGAATCGTATTGTGcctatttcttcttctcacCTCACCCCTTATCGAATTGTGATCATACTACGACTTATTATTTTGGGATTCTTCTTGCAATACCGTGTGACAAATCCTGTTACTGATGCTTATGCATTATGGCTAATATCAGTTATCTGTGAGATCTGGTTTGCCTTGTCTTGGCTTCTGGACCAGTTTCCGAAATGGTATCCTATCAATCGTGAAACATATCTTGACAGGCTTGCTCTCAG ATTTGACCGGGAAGGAGAACCATCACAGCTTGTTCCCATAGATATCTTTGTTAGTACAGTGGACCCTCTCAAAGAGCCGCCTCTTGTAACTGCTAATACTGTGTTGTCCATACTTGCTGTGGATTACCCAGTTGACAAGGTCTCATGCTATGTATCTGATGATGGATCAGCCATGTTAACTtttgaagctctgtctgagaCTGCAGAATTTGCAAGGAAGTGGGTGCCCTTCTGTAAGAAGCACAACATTGAGCCTCGGGCCCCTGAGTTCTATTTTTCTCAGAAGATAGATTACTTGAAGGATAAGATACAACCATCTTTTGTGAAAGAGCGCAGAGCAATGAAG CGGGAATACGAAGAATTCAAGGTGCGAATCAATGCTTTAGTTGCCAAAGCTCAGAAAATGCCTGAAGAAGGTTGGACGATGCAGGATGGCACTCCTTGGCCAGGAAATAATCCTAGGGATCACCCTGGCATGATCCAG GTGTTCTTAGGCCATAGTGGAGGGCTTGACACTGATGGAAATGAATTGCCTCGCCTCGTTTATGTTTCCCGTGAAAAAAGACCAGGGTTCCAACATCACAAAAAAGCTGGTGCCATGAATGCTTTG ATCAGAGTATCAGCTGTCCTGACTAATGGTGCCTACCTTCTGAATGTTGATTGTGATCATTACTTCAATAACAGCAAAGCTCTTCGTGAAGCTATGTGTTTCTTCATGGATCCTGCCCTGGGGAGGAAAACTTGTTATGTTCAGTTCCCACAGAGATTTGATGGGATTGATTTGCACGATCGATATGCCAACCGCAACATTGTCTTCTTTGAC ATCAACTTGAAGGGTTTTGATGGTATCCAGGGTCCGGTATATGTTGGAACAGGGTGCTGTTTCAACAGGCAAGCTCTATATGGGTATGATCCTGTCTTAACAGAGGAAGATTTGGAACCCAACATCATAGTGAAGAGTTGCTGTGGTTCAAGAAAGAAGGGCAGAAATGGGAGCAGCAAAAAATACAATGATAAGAAGCATGCAATGAAACGAACTGAGTCTCAAATTCCTATTTTCAACATGGAAGACATTGAAGAGGGTATAGAAG GTTATGATGATGAGAAGTCACTTCTTATGTCTCAAAAGAGCTTAGAGAAGCGATTTGGTCAGTCCCCTGTTTTTATTGCAGCCACCTTCATGGAACAGGGAGGCATTCCACCATCGACCAATCCTGCAACATTGCTAAAAGAAGCAATCCATGTCATTAGCTGTGGTTATGAGGACAAGTCTCAATGGGGCAAAGAG ATTGGGTGGATCTATGGTTCTGTGACTGAGGATATCTTAACTGGTTTGAAGATGCATGCTCGAGGATGGATATCAATTTATTGCATGCCTCACCGCCCAGCATTTAAGGGGTCTGCACCCATTAATCTTTCTGATCGTCTGAATCAGGTTCTTAGATGGGCATTGGGGTCCATTGAAATTCTGCTGAGCAGGCATTGCCCTATATGGTATGGTTACAGTGGAAGACTGAAGCTATTGGAGAGACTGGCATACATAAATACCATCGTTTACCCACTCACCTCCATTCCATTGCTTGCCTATTGTATACTTCCTGCAGTTTGCCTTCTTACAAATAAATTCATCATCCCAAAT ATAAGTAACCTCGCGGGCATGTGGTTCATCCTGCTCttcatttccattttttcaaCTGGAATTCTGGAGCTTAGATGGAGTGGAGTTGGGATTGAAGACTGGTGGAGAAATGAACAGTTCTGGGTCATTGGTGGTACATCTGCCCATCTCTTTGCTGTCTTCCAGGGGCTGTTGAAGGTGCTTGGTGGGATTGATACCAATTTCACAGTCACATCAAAGGCATCTGATGAAGATGGGGATTTTGCAGAGCTGTATGTGTTCAAATGGACCTCACTTCTGATACCGCCAACGACTGTCATAATTGTGAACTTAGTGGGCATTGTGGCAGGTGTCTCCTATGCCGTAAACAGTGGGTACCAGTCATGGGGCCCTCTCTTTGGGAAGCTTTTCTTTGCCATATGGGTCATCCTCCATCTGTATCCTTTCCTGAAGGGTTTGTTGGGTCGCCAGAATCGTACCCCAACTATTGTCATCGTCTGGTCCATCCTCCTTGCTTCCATCTTCTCCTTGCTATGGGTGCGTATTGATCCCTTCACCTCGACCACTAAAACTAACACCGTAGCTGCTCAATGTGGCATCGATTGCTAA